In Nostoc sp. CENA543, a single genomic region encodes these proteins:
- a CDS encoding glycosyltransferase: MLGFQKNPYAYMAKASVFALSSAWEGFGNVLVEAMALGTPVVSTDCPSGPAEILNHGKYGLLVPVGDDAAMAEAIVKALSGNCPTVDTQWLEQFTFHTAMNKYIKLLDIA, translated from the coding sequence ATGTTAGGATTCCAAAAAAATCCCTATGCTTACATGGCAAAAGCTTCAGTATTTGCCTTATCTTCAGCCTGGGAAGGATTCGGTAATGTTCTTGTAGAAGCAATGGCTTTAGGTACACCTGTAGTCTCTACAGACTGTCCCAGCGGCCCCGCAGAAATCCTCAATCATGGAAAATACGGTTTACTAGTTCCAGTTGGTGATGATGCAGCAATGGCAGAAGCAATTGTTAAGGCCTTAAGCGGGAATTGTCCCACCGTTGATACCCAATGGCTAGAGCAATTTACTTTCCATACAGCCATGAATAAATATATCAAACTTCTAGATATCGCTTAG